Proteins found in one Bacillota bacterium genomic segment:
- the fliJ gene encoding flagellar export protein FliJ — protein sequence MGGFRFRLEPVLEYRRRREDHLRQELASARATEQRARERLSNLNCAFYESTRDMAGVQRSQIDVAEVNACHNYLARLKEAIAHQADLVTRLHSRSEEKRSEAVDGMKARKVVEKLKERSLEQYMTECKHTEQRNNDELATMRYKGAPGGGNPMVR from the coding sequence GTGGGAGGATTCCGTTTCCGGCTCGAACCAGTGCTCGAATACAGGAGACGGAGAGAAGACCATCTCAGGCAGGAGCTAGCCAGCGCGAGAGCGACAGAGCAGCGTGCCCGGGAGAGGCTTTCCAACCTGAACTGCGCCTTCTATGAGAGCACCAGGGACATGGCAGGAGTGCAGCGATCCCAGATCGATGTCGCTGAGGTGAATGCGTGTCACAACTACCTTGCGCGCCTCAAGGAAGCCATAGCACACCAGGCTGACCTCGTCACAAGACTCCATTCGAGGTCCGAGGAGAAGCGGTCAGAGGCAGTCGACGGGATGAAGGCGCGGAAGGTTGTAGAGAAGCTCAAGGAGAGATCGCTCGAGCAGTATATGACTGAGTGCAAGCACACAGAGCAGAGGAACAACGACGAACTGGCCACGATGAGGTACAAGGGAGCCCCGGGGGGCGGTAACCCCATGGTGAGGTGA
- a CDS encoding flagellar hook-length control protein FliK has translation MTVALGIDTMNQTAWGKPSAPCRGPMAPGMEVESHRDEFGALLSDLTVSMEEGVDDWGSPAQIEACAAAGVMAASMLVRSNAELPSTRPQPSADAVPRRPNAGGEEDTAIAGVTGVAGPAGTHRASESIHLSRAAWVPEGARSIPQSGSPLRPLPDAGGGGDVQAPGDGVQEARDDTRIAGGDIPAARQDIQTAEDPVWPVNASTARSVSRPKRTADSNGPGTTRAHDMDAELDARVDEAGMSLGERQVQPPDDRRPAAWASSTRAISSRNGDDPELETPRGQREQRSNGAEVRVSVPVSARSPEPGRVFALREEHSSTDTVRVQPQTESGAQAEPRVAVPPGSGKVAWPGASRQARGSVLNQPSAMRESPDAIQREAEGGASEGTTTGSAISDGPSEPPEPTERPERTELPKPSRRLESNEPSELSRPRAGSAPADQGRGSRVSENRAERTLLDGVSSRQRPEVAVRVATEAAARDAQPLTGEVIEPKTGSRTGSSARPQTGPWMQPGTEPRIEPAIEARRDLSRGALDLRDLLGRMTLDAGAGNNVTAGPRGLTPDSRRDSNEAWLETVLPGQGVTPEPVVDGTRVLDQPGAHAVSLEEDIEPSSGETERWLKLGASKTGGHSHDGTPEAGLPGRSETKPTAVRPGPENDQPSRNEYIGRQPVRSGNPPAGLTTRTVGAGRHNEPLAALPDAGLTQSPWSEAPLRRRQALEQAAARDSERPHILLSRDSRNEPEREFAKVGGEPSTKESGPGPDSTVDFWKTRTPSEPQKVSLDVRIEVTEPKPALGQGPEPAAGTLPDADGKAVISEIVTQARMRLSQDGGEFVVKLVPESLGEVEVKVKVAGDVCTTSFKVDNPEVRRFIQEHSTELVRAFTDQGMDLGGLNVSVGSQSERGRDWAQPFAHTPFPHDPVHTRGEVWRPRTAQLARTGRIDYIA, from the coding sequence ATGACAGTAGCACTAGGCATCGACACCATGAACCAGACTGCCTGGGGGAAGCCTTCGGCACCATGCCGTGGCCCGATGGCCCCCGGGATGGAAGTGGAGAGCCACCGTGATGAGTTCGGGGCGCTTCTCAGTGACCTCACGGTCTCCATGGAGGAGGGAGTGGACGACTGGGGCAGCCCAGCCCAGATCGAGGCCTGCGCGGCGGCAGGTGTCATGGCAGCCAGTATGTTGGTCCGGTCCAATGCTGAGCTTCCCAGCACCCGCCCACAACCGTCTGCCGACGCGGTACCCCGCCGCCCAAATGCAGGCGGTGAAGAGGACACAGCCATAGCTGGCGTCACAGGAGTCGCCGGTCCGGCGGGCACCCATAGAGCATCTGAGAGTATTCATTTGTCGCGGGCAGCCTGGGTGCCAGAAGGAGCCCGTTCGATTCCTCAGTCCGGTTCCCCGCTCCGTCCTCTACCAGACGCGGGCGGTGGTGGAGACGTCCAGGCTCCCGGCGACGGTGTCCAGGAAGCCCGGGACGACACACGGATTGCCGGAGGTGACATCCCTGCTGCCAGGCAAGATATCCAGACTGCTGAGGACCCTGTCTGGCCTGTCAATGCGAGTACGGCCAGGTCTGTGTCCCGTCCGAAGCGGACTGCAGACAGCAATGGACCAGGGACTACCCGGGCCCATGATATGGATGCTGAACTGGACGCTCGTGTTGATGAGGCCGGAATGAGTCTCGGGGAACGGCAGGTGCAACCTCCGGACGACAGGCGGCCTGCGGCGTGGGCGTCCTCCACTAGGGCGATCAGCAGCCGGAATGGGGATGATCCCGAACTCGAGACACCCAGGGGCCAGAGGGAACAGAGATCGAACGGTGCTGAAGTACGTGTGTCTGTGCCAGTATCGGCGCGTTCGCCCGAGCCAGGGCGTGTATTTGCACTGCGCGAAGAGCATTCGAGCACAGATACCGTGCGAGTTCAACCGCAGACCGAGTCCGGCGCTCAGGCCGAGCCGAGAGTGGCGGTTCCGCCGGGCAGCGGCAAGGTAGCCTGGCCGGGAGCGTCTCGACAAGCTCGTGGAAGCGTGCTGAACCAACCCTCTGCCATGCGTGAGTCCCCTGATGCGATCCAGCGGGAGGCCGAAGGTGGGGCGTCCGAAGGCACGACAACCGGAAGCGCGATATCCGATGGGCCATCAGAGCCACCCGAGCCAACTGAGCGGCCTGAGCGGACTGAGCTGCCTAAGCCTTCCAGACGGCTCGAATCGAACGAACCGTCCGAGTTGTCCAGGCCGCGGGCGGGATCCGCTCCCGCCGATCAGGGTAGGGGCAGCCGAGTTAGCGAGAACCGGGCTGAGCGCACTCTGCTCGACGGCGTGTCATCCCGGCAGCGACCTGAGGTTGCTGTACGGGTTGCGACGGAGGCCGCCGCACGCGATGCCCAGCCGCTGACCGGGGAGGTGATCGAGCCCAAGACCGGATCGCGAACTGGGTCGTCGGCCAGACCGCAGACTGGACCCTGGATGCAGCCTGGGACGGAGCCGAGGATAGAACCTGCGATAGAAGCACGGCGAGACCTCTCTCGGGGCGCCTTGGACCTTCGAGATCTGCTGGGCCGCATGACGCTGGACGCGGGGGCGGGGAACAACGTGACGGCAGGGCCTCGCGGCCTCACACCGGATTCCCGAAGGGACTCGAATGAGGCCTGGCTCGAGACGGTTCTGCCTGGCCAGGGAGTAACGCCAGAGCCGGTGGTGGACGGGACGCGTGTTCTAGATCAGCCGGGCGCACACGCGGTGAGCCTGGAAGAGGACATCGAGCCGAGTTCCGGGGAGACAGAGAGGTGGCTGAAGCTCGGCGCCAGCAAGACCGGCGGACATTCGCACGACGGGACGCCCGAGGCCGGCCTTCCGGGGCGGAGCGAGACGAAGCCGACAGCGGTGAGGCCAGGACCTGAGAATGACCAGCCTAGCCGGAACGAGTACATAGGCAGACAGCCTGTCAGATCAGGGAATCCTCCAGCCGGGCTCACCACCAGGACAGTCGGCGCCGGGAGGCACAACGAACCGCTCGCGGCATTGCCCGATGCCGGCTTGACGCAGAGCCCCTGGTCCGAGGCTCCGCTACGGCGACGGCAGGCCCTCGAGCAGGCGGCCGCGAGAGACTCGGAGAGGCCTCACATACTCCTCTCCCGAGACTCCCGGAATGAGCCTGAGCGCGAGTTCGCCAAAGTCGGGGGCGAGCCGAGCACGAAGGAATCCGGACCAGGCCCGGATTCAACGGTGGACTTCTGGAAGACGCGGACACCGTCTGAACCACAAAAGGTGTCTCTGGACGTTCGGATAGAGGTGACAGAACCGAAGCCTGCTCTGGGGCAGGGACCTGAGCCTGCCGCGGGGACGTTGCCCGATGCCGACGGGAAGGCAGTGATCTCCGAAATCGTTACCCAGGCCAGGATGAGGTTATCACAAGACGGCGGCGAGTTCGTAGTGAAGCTGGTTCCCGAGAGCCTGGGCGAGGTCGAAGTGAAGGTCAAAGTGGCCGGGGATGTCTGCACAACCTCGTTCAAGGTGGATAACCCGGAGGTCAGGCGCTTCATCCAGGAGCACTCCACAGAGCTCGTTCGGGCCTTCACTGATCAGGGCATGGACCTGGGCGGCCTAAATGTGTCTGTAGGCTCCCAGTCGGAGCGGGGCCGGGACTGGGCCCAGCCTTTCGCGCACACCCCGTTCCCGCACGATCCGGTGCACACGAGGGGCGAGGTCTGGAGGCCCCGGACGGCGCAGCTCGCACGCACCGGGCGGATCGACTACATTGCATGA